In the genome of Molothrus aeneus isolate 106 chromosome 5, BPBGC_Maene_1.0, whole genome shotgun sequence, one region contains:
- the PFKFB3 gene encoding 6-phosphofructo-2-kinase/fructose-2,6-bisphosphatase 3 isoform X4 yields MYLFLCLYRREAVHVRGTQASEPALPPPAPCRSAKVDAERKKTFVLKMPMELTQSRIQKIWLPNDNRPALPRRSCGPQLANSPTVIVMVGLPARGKTYISKKLTRYLNWIGVPTKVFNVGEYRREAVKHYSSYDFFRPDNEEAMKVRRQCAMAALRDVKLYLTEEAGQIAVFDATNTTRERRGMILNFAKENGFKVFFIESVCNDPNVVATNVMEVKLSSPDYRDCNSTDAMEDFMKRINCYQASYQPLDPDDYDRELSLIKVIDVGRRFLVNRVQDHIQSRIVYYLMNIHVQPRTIYLCRHGESEFNLKGRIGGDSGLSNRGKKFAVALNKFVEEQNLKDLKIWTSQLKRTIQTAEALQLPYEQWKALNEIDAGVCEEMTYEEIREQHPEEFALRDQDKYYYRYPSGESYQDLVQRLEPVIMELERQENVLVICHQAVMRCLLAYFLDKSADEMPYLKCPLHTVLKLTPVAYGCRVESISLNIEAVNTHRDRPEPLLGKACLRPVCHFLKVFSLLIFPRT; encoded by the exons GTGGACGCGGAGCGCAAAAAGacctttgttttaaaaatgcccATGGAGCTGACGCAAAGCCGCATCCAGAAGATTTGGCTTCCCAATGACAACcgcccggcgctgccccgccGCT cctgtGGGCCTCAGCTTGCCAATTCCCCCACTGTGATAGTCATGGTTGGCCTCCCAGCCCGTGGCAAGACCTACATCTCCAAGAAGCTGACTCGCTACCTCAACTGGATCGGTGTCCCCACAAAAG TTTTCAACGTTGGGGAGTATCGTCGCGAGGCCGTGAAGCATTACAGCTCCTATGACTTCTTCCGTCCTGACAACGAGGAAGCCATGAAAGTCAGGAG GCAATGTGCCATGGCTGCCCTGAGGGATGTGAAGCTGTACCTGACGGAGGAGGCCGGGCAGATTGCG gtgTTTGATGCCACCAATACCacaagggagaggagagggatgaTCCTAAACTTCGCCAAAGAGAACGGGTTCAAG GTGTTCTTCATCGAATCTGTCTGCAATGATCCCAACGTGGTTGCCACCAACGTTATG GAAGTCAAATTGTCCAGCCCAGATTACCGGGACTGTAATTCCACGGATGCCATGGAGGATTTCATGAAGAGGATCAATTGTTACCAAGCCAGCTACCAGCCCCTGGACCCTGATGACTATGACAG ggaaCTTTCTCTCATCAAAGTCATCGATGTTGGCCGGAGGTTCCTGGTGAACAGGGTCCAGGACCACATCCAGAGCAGGATTGTTTATTACCTGATGAACATCCACGTCCAGCCCCGCACCATCTACCTCTGCCGGCATGGGGAGAGCGAGTTCAACCTCAAGGGCAGGATTGGAGGCGACTCTGGCCTCTCCAACAGGGGCAAGAAg TTTGCAGTGGCACTGAACAAATTTGTGGAAGAGCAGAACCTGAAAGACCTCAAAATTTGGACCAGCCAGCTAAAGAGGACAATCCAAACAGCAGAAGCTCTCCAGCTGCCCTATGAGCAGTGGAAGGCACTCAATGAGATCGATGCC ggtgtgTGTGAAGAAATGACCTATGAAGAAATCAGGGAGCAACACCCAGAGGAATTTGCTCTGCGTGACCAGGATAAATATTACTACCGATATCCTTCAGGGGAG TCCTACCAGGACCTGGTGCAGCGCCTGGAGCCAGTGATCATGGAGCTGGAGAGGCAAGAGAACGTCCTTGTCATCTGCCACCAGGCTGTCATGCGCTGTCTCCTGGCCTATTTCCTGGACAAGAGTGCAG ATGAAATGCCCTACCTGAAATGTCCCCTGCACACAGTGTTGAAGCTGACCCCGGTGGCCTATG GCTGCCGGGTGGAATCCATCTCCCTGAACATTGAAGCAGTCAACACCCACAGAGATCGGCCAGAG ccttTACTAGGGAAGGCATGCCT AAGACCCGTTTGTCACTTTCTCAAAGTTTTCTCTTTGCTAATATTTCCAAG AACATGA